The following coding sequences are from one Panicum hallii strain FIL2 chromosome 5, PHallii_v3.1, whole genome shotgun sequence window:
- the LOC112894255 gene encoding uncharacterized protein LOC112894255 yields MAQPPAGPLPLGALYIGAASLPHTHHKEFFRVPIKKPSCAHAQRSSTAAAAADDDIDMGNSLRCCLACMVPCGALDVVRIVHLSGHVDEFSCPVAAASVLAANPNHTLTTAWSPSGAPGCASKKLVIVSPDSELKRGRIYFLIPSATLPTDRRSKKQGGSKKSGGSKRPGRHHHAKKSAGDTAEQDNYLSELLSEKTASSGGHRRRRSGARVGVWRPQLESIVEEASD; encoded by the coding sequence ATGGCACAACCCCCAGCAGGTCCACTTCCACTTGGCGCGCTATATATAGGCGCAGCGAGCCTCCCCCACACCCATCACAAGGAGTTCTTCCGAGTTCCAATCAAGAAGCCCAGCTGTGCCCACGCCCAGCGgtcgagcaccgccgccgccgccgccgacgacgaCATCGACATGGGCAACAGCTTGCGGTGCTGCCTGGCCTGCATGGTCCCCTGCGGCGCCCTCGACGTCGTCCGCATCGTGCACCTCAGCGGGCACGTCGACGAGTTCAGCTGCCCGGTGGCCGCGGCCTCCGTGCTCGCCGCGAACCCCAACCACACGCTCACCACGGCGTGGTCCCCCTCCGGCGCGCCCGGGTGCGCATCCAAGAAGCTCGTCATCGTGTCGCCCGACTCGGAGCTCAAGCGCGGCCGCATCTACTTCCTCATCCCCTCCGCCACCCTGCCGACGGACCGGAGGAGCAAGAAGCAGGGCGGCTCCAAGAAGAGCGGCGGCAGCAAGCGGCCGGGACGCCACCACCACGCCAAGAAGAGCGCCGGCGACACGGCGGAGCAGGACAACTACCTGAGCGAGCTGCTGTCCGAGAAGACCGCGTCGAGCGGCGGCCaccggaggcggcggagcggcgccCGCGTCGGCGTGTGGCGGCCGCAGCTGGAGAGCATCGTGGAGGAGGCCTCTGATTAG
- the LOC112891800 gene encoding protein RETICULATA-RELATED 5, chloroplastic-like: MATEPLSPGKSPAADDLETLPLDSSSSVAATTDPLLRPPPSPSSPTSSPTAGANHGPFVDDDEEEDDVDGVTPAPAPRTAAAATSREASPVFAEITVSEPRKHAEPATGAVGVIPGSASYVSYLVATRASDGGEFRVRRRFRDVVALADRLAEAHRGLFVPARPDKSIVEGQVMQRHDFVNQRCVTIQRYLRRLAAHPVVGRSADLHAFLTEPSGIPTSDGESPRWSPAMSAATSMAAAAPATPTKSGRDFFGVLKDLKQTVTNGWVAVRPPPVEEETDTRYLAHKAKLEDLEQHLVTASQQAEVLVKSYDDLRATTGLLGMSLIKLAKFEKEKATCDSQKRRAADISNFANAVVRVSRSHTKLNAEIVNHLGIIHEYMETMAAVHNAFADRSSALLCVQNLSADLYFLHTRAEKLETVSSRGMDQERSRYQKIEELKETIRATEDTKTRALKELEHIKENNITEIKRFNKKRRHDLVEMLKGFVSDQAAYSDHFASVWTKVAEDTKGYLLLKGKTTGTTKSLLLPTTTSCSVSLRPSISPPSPGTGAGAARASGSGGRMLPHAPSRAPGAFRFKPHLPARPPLLASTSTPASASASSRGSLCVAAATTRRNLLVLVPSLVAASTILQSLPLAASAEAGDEKPAPAPAPAAPAPPPPPPPADEPALSRVYDATVIGEPQAVGKDARRRVWEKLMAARVVYLGEAELVPDRDDRVLELEIVRKLAAGCAEAGRSISLAFEAFPCDLQEQLNRFMDGRIDGNTLRLYTSHWAPERWQEYEPLLNYCRDNGIKLVACGTPLEVIRTVQAEGIRGLSKAQRKLYAPPAGSGFISGFTSISGRSLIDKISSSRGSPFGPSSYLSAQARVVDDYTMSQTIMKEITNGDPSGMLIVVTGASHVVYGPRGIGVPARISKKMQKKNQVVILLDPERQSIRREGEIPVADFLWYSAAKPCSRNCFDRAEIARVMNAAGRRREALPQDLQKGIDLGVVSPEILQNFFDLEKYPVMAELIHRFQGFRERLLADPKFLHRLAIEEGISITTTLLAQYEKRKGRFFEEIDYVLTDTIRGSVVDFFTVWLPAPTISLLSFADDGSGESLELLKGLLGTLPDNAFQKGIVGQNWSINQRFASVLMGGIKLAGVGFISSIGAGVASDVLYGARQILKPSASMEVGRKRSPIWKAATVYSCFLGTSANLRYQVIAGLIEHRLGEDLMAHYNQPLLANLLSFVSRIINSYWGTQQWIDLARATGVQSTKKELPSTEVSSSTEMPLLECGTTDVQNVDDSNNQSNDLT; this comes from the exons ATGGCCACCGAGCCCTTGTCCCCGGGGAAGTCCCCCGCCGCCGATGACCTCGAAACCCTACCCCTGGACTCCTCCTCCAGTGTCGCGGCCACGACCGACCCCTTGCTCCGCCCGCCTCCTTCCCCCTCGTCCCCCACCTCCTCTCCCACCGCCGGCGCGAACCACGGCCCGTTCGTGGACGAcgatgaggaggaggacgatGTGGATGGCGTCACTCCAGCGCCCGCTCCCCGCACCGCGGCGGCCGCGACGTCCCGCGAGGCGTCCCCGGTGTTCGCTGAGATCACGGTCTCCGAGCCTAGGAAGCACGCGGAGCCCGCCACCGGAGCCGTGGGCGTCATTCCCGGCTCGGCCAGCTACGTGTCCTACCTCGTCGCCACCCGGGCGTCCGACGGCGGCGAGTTCCGCGTGCGGCGGCGCTTCCGCGACGTCGTGGCGCTCGCCGATCGCCTCGCGGAGGCCCACCGCGGCCTCTTCGTCCCCGCGCGGCCCGACAAGAGCATAGTAGAGGGGCAGGTTATGCAGCGGCACGACTTCGTGAACCAGCGGTGCGTCACGATCCAGCGCTacctccgccgcctcgccgcgcaCCCCGTCGTCGGCCGCAGCGCCGACCTCCACGCCTTTCTCACCGAGCCTAGCGGCATCCCCACTTCAGATGGCGAGTCGCCTAGGTGGAGCCCCGCGATGAGTGCTGCCACGTCcatggctgctgctgctccagCAACGCCTACGAAGAGTGGAAGGGATTTCTTTGGGGTGTTAAAGGATCTGAAGCAGACAGTGACGAACGGGTGGGTGGCTGTGAGGCCGCCTCCAGTGGAGGAGGAGACTGACACCAGGTACCTTGCGCACAAAGCCAAGCTTGAGGACTTGGAGCAGCATCTGGTGACAGCATCTCAGCAG GCAGAGGTGCTTGTCAAATCTTATGACGATCTTAGAGCAACAACAGGTCTCTTGGGAATGTCATTAATCAAACTGGCCAAGTTTGAAAAGGAGAAGGCTACGTGTGATTCTCAGAAAAGACGAGCTGCTGATATCAGTAATTTTGCAAATGCTGTTGTTAGAGTTAGCAGGTCGCACACAAAATTAAATGCTGAAATTGTAAACCATCTG GGCATTATCCACGAATACATGGAGACAATGGCTGCTGTTCATAATGCATTTGCTGATCGTTCCAGCGCTTTGCTTTGTGTGCAAAATTTGTCTGCGGATCTATATTTCCTGCATACCCGGGCGGAGAAACTTGAAACTGTATCATCAAGAGGAATGGATCAGGAGAGATCAAGGTATCAAAAGATAGAAGAGCTGAAAGAAACAATAAGAGCTACGGAAGATACAAAAACACGTGCACTAAAAGAGTTGGAACATATCAAG GAAAACAACATAACTGAAATTAAAAGATTTAACAAGAAAAGACGCCATGATTTGGTGGAGATGCTGAAAGGTTTTGTATCAGATCAG GCTGCATATTCAGACCATTTTGCTAGTGTATGGACAAAGGTAGCAGAAGATACAAAAGGATAT CTACTGTTGAAGGGCAAAACAACCGGGACTACGAAGAGTCTTCTATTACCAACCACCACAAGCTGCTCCGTCTCTCTGAGGCCCTCCATTTCACCCCCATCACCGGGcaccggcgcgggggcggcgcgcgccTCCGGCAGCGGCGGGAGAATGCTGCCGCACGCGCCTTCCCGAGCCCCGGGGGCCTTCAGGTTCAAACCCCACCTCCCCGCCAGGCCGCCGCTCCTCGCCTCCACCTCCacccccgcctccgcctcggcctCCTCGCGCGGCAGCCTCtgcgtcgccgccgccaccacgcgCCGCAacctcctcgtcctcgtcccCTCGCTGGTCGCGGCGTCCACCATCCTCCAGTCCCTCCCGCTCGCGGCCTCCGCCGAGGCAGGCGATGAaaagccggcgccggcgccggcgcccgctgctccggccccgcccccgcccccgcctcccGCGGACGAGCCGGCGCTGTCGAGGGTCTACGACGCCACGGTCATCGGGGAGCCGCAGGCCGTGGGGAAGGACGCGCGGCGGAGGGTGTGGGAGAAGCTGATGGCGGCCCGGGTGGTGTACCTCGGCGAGGCCGAGCTCGTGCCCGACCGCGACGACAGGGTGCTCGAGCTCGAGATCGTCAGGAAGCTGGCAGCCGGCTGTGCTGAGGCCGGGAGGAGTATCTCGCTCGCGTTCGAGGCCTTCCCCTGCGAcctccaggagcagctcaaccgGTTTATGGACGGGAG AATCGATGGCAACACCTTAAGGCTTTATACATCTCACTGGGCACCAGAGCGATGGCAGGAGTATGAACCTCTTTTGAATTACTGCCGTGATAATGGAATAAAGCTTGTTGCCTGTGGAACTCCACTTGAG GTGATAAGAACTGTCCAAGCGGAAGGAATTAGAGGCCTTTCAAAAGCTCAAAGAAAGCTGTatgctcctccagctggctcAGGCTTCATTTCTGGCTTTACATCCATCTCAGGCCGATCATTGATAGACAAGATTTCATCATCTCGTGGTTCACCTTTTGGTCCAAGCTCATATTTATCAGCACAGGCAAGAGTAGTTGATGATTATACCATGTCCCAAACAATAATGAAAGAAATTACTAATGGCGATCCTTCAGGGATGCTCATTGTTGTAACTGGTGCCAGTCATGTTGTGTACGGGCCACGAGGAATTGGTGTTCCTGCTAGGATATCTAAAAAGATGCAGAAGAAAAATCAAGTTGTGATACTTCTTGATCCTGAGAGACAAAGTATAAGGAGAGAAGGTGAAATTCCTGTGGCTGATTTCTTATGGTACTCTGCTGCCAAGCCATGCAGCCGAAATTGCTTTGATCGTGCTGAAATTGCTAGAGTTATGAATGCTGCTGGTAGGAGGCGCGAAGCTTTACCCCAG GATCTTCAGAAAGGAATAGATCTTGGTGTAGTTTCTCCTGAGATATTGCAAAACTTTTTTGACCTTGAAAAATACCCTGTTATGGCTGAATTGATTCACCGATTCCAA GGTTTCCGTGAAAGGTTGCTGGCAGATCCCAAGTTTCTGCATAGATTAGCTATTGAGGAGGGCATATCAATAACTACAACTCTTCTAGCGCAATATGAAAAACGGAAGGGACGGTTTTTTGAAGAGATCGACTATGTTCTCACTGATACAATTAGAGGTTCTGTTGTTGACTTCTTTACAGTATGGCTTCCTGCCCCTACTATTTCACTCTTATCTTTTGCCGACGATGGTTCTGGTGAGAGCTTGGAGCTTCTGAAAGGACTTTTAGGGACATTGCCAGATAACGCGTTTCAAAAGGGTATTGTAGGGCAGAATTGGAGCATTAACCAGAGATTTGCATCAGTGCTTATGGGTGGTATTAAACTTGCCGGTGTTGGATTCATTTCTAGTATTGGAGCTGGAGTTGCTTCTGATGTCTTATATGGTGCTCGTCAAATTCTAAAACCTTCTGCAAGTATGGAAGTGGGGCGCAAAAGATCTCCAATTTGGAAAGCAGCAACTGTTTATAGTTGCTTCCTTGGAACGTCAGCGAACCTGCGATATCAG GTCATAGCTGGTCTGATTGAGCATCGGCTAGGAGAGGATCTGATGGCCCACTATAACCAGCCACTTCTTGCTAATTTATTATCCTTTGTTTCAAGGATAATTAATTCATACTGGGGAACACAG CAATGGATCGATCTTGCACGGGCTACAGGTGTGCAAAGCACTAAGAAAGAGTTACCTTCTACTGAGGTTTCAAGCTCAACTGAAATGCCACTCCTAGAATGTGGCACAACAGATGTACAGAATGTGGATGACAGCAACAACCAATCAAATGACTTGACGTAG
- the LOC112893087 gene encoding laccase-3 — MASSLSRLLFLLSCLALALLAGAEVHHHEFVVQETPVKRLCNTHNIITVNGQFPGPTLEVREGDTLVINVVNRAQYNVTIHWHGIRQIRTGWADGPEFVTQCPIRPGGSYKYRFTIEGQEGTLWWHAHSSWLRATVYGALIIRPRENKAYPFGKPSREVPVILGEWWNANPIDVIREAQRTGGAPNVSDAFTINGQPGDFYNCSQKETTAIPVKPGETALLRFINAALNHELFVTIAQHKMTVVGVDASYTKPFTTSVLMIAPGQTTDVLVTMDQAPTRYYIAARAYVTGQNVAFDNTTTTAVIEYDCGCASDFGPKIQPAFPALPAFNDTATATAFAAGIKSPDRVKVHENVDEYLFFTVGLGLFNCKPGQLCAGPNNNTRFTASMNNVSFVFPQHDSLLHAHYYKIPGVFTTDFPAYPPVQFDYTAKNVSQALWQPVPATKLYPLRFGSVVQLVLQDTSIVTPENHPIHIHGYDFFILAEGFGNFDPKKDVEKFNYVDPPQRNTVAVPVNGWAVIQFVADNPGVWLMHCHLDVHITWGLAMAFLVEDGYGKLQSLEPPPVDLPMC; from the exons ATGGCGTCGTCGTTGTCCCGGCTGCTCTTCCTCCTCTCGTGCCTCGCGCTcgcgctgctcgccggcgctgAAGTGCACCACCATGAGTTCGTT GTCCAAGAGACGCCGGTGAAGAGGCTGTGCAACACGCACAACATCATCACGGTGAACGGGCAGTTCCCGGGGCCGACGCTGGAGGTCAGGGAGGGCGACACGCTCGTCATCAACGTCGTCAACCGGGCGCAGTACAACGTCACCATCCACTG GCACGGCATCCGGCAGATAAGGACGGGGTGGGCGGACGGGCCGGAATTCGTGACGCAGTGCCCCATCCGGCCCGGCGGCAGCTACAAGTACCGGTTCACCATCGAGGGGCAGGAGGGCACGCTGTGGTGGCACGCCCACAGCTCCTGGCTCAGGGCCACCGTCTACGGCGCGCTCATCATCCGCCCCAGGGAGAACAAGGCCTACCCCTTCGGCAAGCCCTCGCGTGAAGTCCCCGTCATCCTCG GAGAGTGGTGGAATGCGAACCCGATCGATGTCATCCGGGAGGCGCAGAGGACGGGCGGCGCACCCAACGTCTCCGACGCGTTCACCATCAACGGCCAGCCCGGTGACTTCTACAACTGCTCCCAGAAAG AGACCACCGCCATTCCGGTGAAGCCCGGCGAGACGGCGCTGCTGCGGTTCATCAACGCCGCGCTCAACCACGAGCTCTTCGTCACCATCGCGCAGCACAAGATGACGGTGGTCGGCGTCGACGCCTCCTACACCAAGCCCTTCACCACCTCGGTGCTCATGATCGCGCCCGGCCAGACCACTGACGTCCTCGTCACCATGGACCAGGCGCCCACGCGGTACTACATCGCCGCGCGGGCCTACGTCACCGGCCAGAACGTGGCCTTCGACAACACCACCACCACGGCCGTCATCGAGTACGACTGCGGCTGCGCCTCCGACTTCGGCCCCAAGATCCAGCCGGCGTTCCCGGCCCTCCCGGCCTTCAACgacaccgccaccgccaccgccttcGCCGCGGGGATCAAGAGCCCCGACAGGGTCAAGGTCCACGAGAACGTCGACGAGTACCTCTTCTTCACCGTCGGCCTCGGCCTCTTCAACTGCAAGCCGGGCCAGCTCTGCGCCGGGCCCAACAACAACACCCGCTTCACGGCCAGCATGAACAACGTCTCCTTCGTCTTCCCGCAGCACGACTCGCTCCTCCACGCGCACTACTACAAGATCCCCGGCGTGTTCACCACCGACTTCCCGGCCTACCCGCCGGTGCAGTTCGACTACACGGCCAAGAACGTCAGCCAGGCCCTGTGGCAGCCGGTCCCGGCGACCAAGCTGTACCCGCTCCGGTTCGGCTCCGTCGTGCAGCTCGTCCTGCAGGACACCAGCATCGTCACGCCGGAGAACCACCCCATCCACATCCACGGCTACGATTTCTTCATCCTCGCGGAGGGGTTCGGCAACTTCGACCCCAAGAAGGACGTCGAGAAGTTCAACTACGTCGACCCGCCTCAGCGGAACACCGTGGCGGTGCCGGTGAACGGCTGGGCGGTCATCCAGTTCGTCGCCGACAACCCGGGGGTGTGGCTCATGCACTGCCATCTCGACGTGCACATCACCTGGGGCCTGGCGATGGCGTTCCTCGTGGAGGATGGGTATGGCAAACTGCAGTCCCTGGAGCCGCCCCCAGTTGATCTTCCGATGTGCTAA